One Candidatus Rokuibacteriota bacterium DNA segment encodes these proteins:
- a CDS encoding DUF4160 domain-containing protein yields MPRIKGIPGPYRVFFTSFDCNEPAHVHVERENSTCKFWLEPIELARNHGFSARELNAIRRLIDIRRSAILEAWHEHCG; encoded by the coding sequence ATGCCAAGAATCAAGGGCATCCCTGGACCATACCGGGTGTTCTTCACCAGCTTCGACTGTAACGAGCCGGCGCACGTGCACGTCGAGCGAGAGAACAGCACCTGCAAGTTCTGGCTCGAACCGATCGAGCTGGCTCGCAATCACGGCTTCAGCGCTCGGGAGCTGAATGCCATTCGCCGGCTCATCGACATCCGTCGCTCAGCGATTCTGGAGGCATGGCATGAACACTGTGGCTAG
- a CDS encoding DUF2442 domain-containing protein: MNTVASTEPRIQHVQVTEDEIIARLADGRVISVPLAWSWRLSEATPQQRAHFRLIGSGQGVHWPDIDEDISVEGMLHGVPAHRPKSKAAPERGGVGGDQRPPNKRIQPTRGKRRVQAGGRGARR; encoded by the coding sequence ATGAACACTGTGGCTAGCACCGAGCCGCGCATCCAACACGTACAGGTCACCGAGGACGAGATCATCGCGCGTCTCGCAGACGGCCGAGTCATCAGCGTTCCATTGGCCTGGTCTTGGCGTCTGTCTGAGGCGACTCCCCAGCAACGAGCACACTTTCGTCTCATCGGCTCTGGTCAAGGTGTCCATTGGCCTGACATCGATGAGGACATCAGTGTCGAGGGCATGCTTCACGGCGTCCCAGCGCATCGGCCGAAATCGAAGGCCGCTCCGGAGCGAGGCGGTGTCGGCGGCGACCAGCGACCGCCGAACAAGCGCATTCAGCCGACGCGCGGCAAGCGTCGTGTCCAGGCCGGGGGTCGCGGCGCGCGCCGCTGA
- a CDS encoding cobalamin B12-binding domain-containing protein, protein MTRSMRVLLVQDSTGHSTGYSVIARGLRDAGMEAVLGGALIPRAIARLAVDEAADAIGYRIMDASPAILVERLMEELAQVGLTGIPVVVGGIIPEEEVPRLEALGVAGIFQPGATLDSIATFFRDLAQRTPRQA, encoded by the coding sequence ATGACGCGATCGATGCGGGTGCTGCTGGTGCAGGACTCCACGGGACACTCGACGGGGTACTCCGTGATCGCGCGGGGGCTCAGGGACGCCGGGATGGAGGCGGTGCTGGGCGGCGCTCTCATCCCGCGCGCCATCGCCCGCCTGGCCGTGGACGAGGCGGCGGATGCCATCGGGTATCGGATCATGGATGCCTCACCCGCCATCCTCGTCGAGCGGCTCATGGAGGAGCTGGCCCAGGTGGGGCTCACGGGTATCCCCGTGGTGGTGGGCGGCATCATCCCCGAGGAAGAGGTGCCGCGCCTCGAGGCCCTCGGCGTGGCCGGCATCTTCCAGCCCGGCGCCACGCTCGACAGCATCGCCACCTTCTTCCGCGACCTGGCCCAGCGCACCCCGCGCCAGGCCTGA
- a CDS encoding pyridoxamine 5'-phosphate oxidase family protein: MVTWKEFAKAAPDLADVGRSLLFQFKVGLAFLATVRRDGAPRLHPVCPVLSSDRLFVLITPTSPKRHDLLRDGRYALQTFPQPKAGSDEFLIAGKAVLVDDPALRAEILRDARHMADASETAFELLIDRVMHTRWEDVLTPQMRSVHRKWRPPA; this comes from the coding sequence ATGGTGACGTGGAAGGAGTTTGCCAAGGCCGCGCCCGATCTGGCCGACGTCGGTCGCTCGTTGCTCTTCCAGTTCAAGGTCGGGCTGGCCTTTCTTGCCACCGTCCGGAGGGACGGTGCGCCTCGTCTGCATCCCGTGTGCCCTGTCCTGTCCAGCGACCGTCTCTTTGTGCTCATCACGCCTACTTCTCCGAAGCGGCACGACCTGCTGCGGGACGGCAGGTACGCTCTTCAGACATTTCCGCAGCCGAAGGCCGGAAGCGACGAGTTCTTGATCGCCGGCAAGGCCGTCCTCGTTGACGATCCGGCACTTCGTGCCGAGATCCTTCGAGACGCCAGGCACATGGCCGATGCATCGGAGACCGCCTTCGAGCTCCTGATCGATCGCGTCATGCACACGAGGTGGGAGGACGTCCTGACCCCGCAGATGCGCTCGGTGCACAGGAAATGGCGCCCACCGGCGTAG